A stretch of Dermochelys coriacea isolate rDerCor1 chromosome 6, rDerCor1.pri.v4, whole genome shotgun sequence DNA encodes these proteins:
- the LOC119856867 gene encoding olfactory receptor 1020-like isoform X3: MGHGNHTGVSVFILLGFKGSRSLQAVLFGMFLLIYTMSLAGNLSMISLIRIKTRLHTPMYFFLSNLSLVDVTYSSIIAPKALVNFLAESKVISFAGCATQFFFHSFSVNSEGLLLAVMAYDRFIAVCKPLMYTLIMSRKVCVQLVAASYFYASINATVHTGSLFSLFFCGPNIIDHFFCDLPPLQKLSCSDTRMGDTVHFLFVALAALSTILVILVSYISIMVAILRIRSNEGRRKAFSTCASHLTAVSILYGALFFMYLRPTSSNTSEYDKVVSVFYTLVIPMLNPLIYSLRNKEVKDALRKTICHKIIPH, encoded by the coding sequence ATGGGGCATGGCAATCACACTGGAGTGTCCGTGTTCATCCTTCTAGGATTCAAAGGCAGCCGATCACTGCAAGCTGTCCTCTTTGGGATGTTTTTGCTTATCTACACCATGAGCCTTGCAGGGAATCTCAGCATGATCTCTTTAATCAGGATCAAGACGCGGCTACACACCCCCATGTATTTTTTCCTCAGCAACTTGTCCCTTGTAGACGTCACTTACTCCTCCATTATTGCCCCTAAGGCACTGGTGAACTTCTTAGCAGAGAGTAAAGTCATTTCCTTTGCTGGGTGTGCCACGCAATTTTTCTTTCACTCCTTCTCTGTGAACTCTGAAGGTTTACTTCTGGCTGTGATGGCGTATGATCGATTCATAGCTGTATGCAAGCCGCTGATGTACACGCTCATTATGTCCAGGAAAGTCTGTGTACAGCTGGTAGCTGCATCATACTTCTATGCCTCCATTAATGCCACTGTGCATACAGGCTCTTTGTTCAGTTTGTTCTTCTGTGGTCCCAATATCATTGATCACTTTTTCTGcgacctccccccactccagaaaCTCTCCTGCTCTGACACTCGCATGGGTGACACAGTGCATTTCCTCTTCGTTGCTTTAGCTGCATTAAGTACTATCCTGGTCATCCTCGTTTCCTATATTTCTATCATGGTGGCCATCTTGCGGATTCGCTCCAACGAGGGCAGACGcaaagccttctccacctgcgCCTCCCACCTGACGGCCGTGTCCATACTGTATGGGGCTCTGTTCTTTATGTACTTACGACCCACATCCAGCAACACATCAGAGTACGACAAAGTGGTGTCCGTGTTCTATACCCTTGTGATACCCATGTTGAATCCCCTGATCTACAGCCTGAGGAACAAGGAGGTGAAGGACGCCCTGAGGAAGACAATATGCCATAAAATTATTCCTCACTGA
- the LOC119856867 gene encoding olfactory receptor 1020-like isoform X1: MGVRASFNHALMSVFILLGFKGSRSLQAVLFGMFLLIYTMSLAGNLSMISLIRIKTRLHTPMYFFLSNLSLVDVTYSSIIAPKALVNFLAESKVISFAGCATQFFFHSFSVNSEGLLLAVMAYDRFIAVCKPLMYTLIMSRKVCVQLVAASYFYASINATVHTGSLFSLFFCGPNIIDHFFCDLPPLQKLSCSDTRMGDTVHFLFVALAALSTILVILVSYISIMVAILRIRSNEGRRKAFSTCASHLTAVSILYGALFFMYLRPTSSNTSEYDKVVSVFYTLVIPMLNPLIYSLRNKEVKDALRKTICHKIIPH; this comes from the exons ATGGGTGTGAGAGCTTCTTTCAACCATGCTTTAA TGTCCGTGTTCATCCTTCTAGGATTCAAAGGCAGCCGATCACTGCAAGCTGTCCTCTTTGGGATGTTTTTGCTTATCTACACCATGAGCCTTGCAGGGAATCTCAGCATGATCTCTTTAATCAGGATCAAGACGCGGCTACACACCCCCATGTATTTTTTCCTCAGCAACTTGTCCCTTGTAGACGTCACTTACTCCTCCATTATTGCCCCTAAGGCACTGGTGAACTTCTTAGCAGAGAGTAAAGTCATTTCCTTTGCTGGGTGTGCCACGCAATTTTTCTTTCACTCCTTCTCTGTGAACTCTGAAGGTTTACTTCTGGCTGTGATGGCGTATGATCGATTCATAGCTGTATGCAAGCCGCTGATGTACACGCTCATTATGTCCAGGAAAGTCTGTGTACAGCTGGTAGCTGCATCATACTTCTATGCCTCCATTAATGCCACTGTGCATACAGGCTCTTTGTTCAGTTTGTTCTTCTGTGGTCCCAATATCATTGATCACTTTTTCTGcgacctccccccactccagaaaCTCTCCTGCTCTGACACTCGCATGGGTGACACAGTGCATTTCCTCTTCGTTGCTTTAGCTGCATTAAGTACTATCCTGGTCATCCTCGTTTCCTATATTTCTATCATGGTGGCCATCTTGCGGATTCGCTCCAACGAGGGCAGACGcaaagccttctccacctgcgCCTCCCACCTGACGGCCGTGTCCATACTGTATGGGGCTCTGTTCTTTATGTACTTACGACCCACATCCAGCAACACATCAGAGTACGACAAAGTGGTGTCCGTGTTCTATACCCTTGTGATACCCATGTTGAATCCCCTGATCTACAGCCTGAGGAACAAGGAGGTGAAGGACGCCCTGAGGAAGACAATATGCCATAAAATTATTCCTCACTGA
- the LOC119856867 gene encoding olfactory receptor 1020-like isoform X2 has protein sequence MIENIEMLSVFILLGFKGSRSLQAVLFGMFLLIYTMSLAGNLSMISLIRIKTRLHTPMYFFLSNLSLVDVTYSSIIAPKALVNFLAESKVISFAGCATQFFFHSFSVNSEGLLLAVMAYDRFIAVCKPLMYTLIMSRKVCVQLVAASYFYASINATVHTGSLFSLFFCGPNIIDHFFCDLPPLQKLSCSDTRMGDTVHFLFVALAALSTILVILVSYISIMVAILRIRSNEGRRKAFSTCASHLTAVSILYGALFFMYLRPTSSNTSEYDKVVSVFYTLVIPMLNPLIYSLRNKEVKDALRKTICHKIIPH, from the exons ATGATTGAAAATATAGAGATGT TGTCCGTGTTCATCCTTCTAGGATTCAAAGGCAGCCGATCACTGCAAGCTGTCCTCTTTGGGATGTTTTTGCTTATCTACACCATGAGCCTTGCAGGGAATCTCAGCATGATCTCTTTAATCAGGATCAAGACGCGGCTACACACCCCCATGTATTTTTTCCTCAGCAACTTGTCCCTTGTAGACGTCACTTACTCCTCCATTATTGCCCCTAAGGCACTGGTGAACTTCTTAGCAGAGAGTAAAGTCATTTCCTTTGCTGGGTGTGCCACGCAATTTTTCTTTCACTCCTTCTCTGTGAACTCTGAAGGTTTACTTCTGGCTGTGATGGCGTATGATCGATTCATAGCTGTATGCAAGCCGCTGATGTACACGCTCATTATGTCCAGGAAAGTCTGTGTACAGCTGGTAGCTGCATCATACTTCTATGCCTCCATTAATGCCACTGTGCATACAGGCTCTTTGTTCAGTTTGTTCTTCTGTGGTCCCAATATCATTGATCACTTTTTCTGcgacctccccccactccagaaaCTCTCCTGCTCTGACACTCGCATGGGTGACACAGTGCATTTCCTCTTCGTTGCTTTAGCTGCATTAAGTACTATCCTGGTCATCCTCGTTTCCTATATTTCTATCATGGTGGCCATCTTGCGGATTCGCTCCAACGAGGGCAGACGcaaagccttctccacctgcgCCTCCCACCTGACGGCCGTGTCCATACTGTATGGGGCTCTGTTCTTTATGTACTTACGACCCACATCCAGCAACACATCAGAGTACGACAAAGTGGTGTCCGTGTTCTATACCCTTGTGATACCCATGTTGAATCCCCTGATCTACAGCCTGAGGAACAAGGAGGTGAAGGACGCCCTGAGGAAGACAATATGCCATAAAATTATTCCTCACTGA